GCCGGCTCTGGGGCCAGGTATGTTCGCAGTTGATATCATGATCGTAAGCCCAGGTGCTGGGATCCTGGTTGGGATCCATGTATATCTTATATCCACTATAAACGCATTCCAGGCTGTCATTCAGCTTGTCGATTTCCCCATACATAACATCCCGTCCGACGTCGTAGCCCAGATTGGAGGTCGATTTATAGGACGAGATCAGCGAGTTTCTTAAGGTGGCGCCGGTCTGCCCCGGGAAAATGGTGGAGTCCGGCGGGACGGTCCCGGCGAAAATAAACCCGGCAGAGAATAGTTGTGCCGAAATTATCAACAGGGAAATTTTAAAACTTTTCATGCTCGTTCCTTTGATTATCAACCCAATTATCTACCCTGAACGGCAAAAAGTCAAGCCCTTTGCAATCGCCGGGTATTTTATGGTAAACTTAACGCCATGATCCAGCTTTCCAACATAAACGTATCCTTTGGCGATAAGACCCTTTTCAAGAATTTGGGATGGAATATCGGCCTTAACGAGAGGATTGCCCTGGTCGGCCCCAATGGGGCGGGCAAGACCACCCTGTTCAAGGTGGCCCTGGGGTTGATGACTCCCACCCAGGGCCAACGGTCCTGTTCCAACGGCATGCGCACCGGATATCTGCCCCAGGAGGAAGTGGTGCTGGCCGGCCGGTCCGTTCTGGAAGAGGCGATGTCGGTCTTTGCCGACCAGCGTTCCATCCAGGAGGAGATAGACCAGCTCTCCAGTCTGATGTCCACCATGGATCAGGATGATCCCGAACTGGCCCCGGTGGTGGAACGCTACGGCGAACTGCACCATATGTTCGAAGGATTCGACGGCTACCTGCTGGAGACCCGGGCCCGATCGGTGCTGCAGGGGCTGGGCTTCGGCCCGGCCGACCTGGATCAGCCGGTGGAGAATTTCTCCGGGGGCTGGAAGATGCGCCTGGCCCTGGCCAAGCTTTTATTGGAGGAACCATCCTACCTGTTCCTGGACGAGCCCACCAACCATCTGGACATCGAGTCCATGGACTTTCTGGAGGGCTACCTGAAAAGCTTTAAAGGCTCGATGGTGGTTATCTCCCATGATCGCTATTTCATCGACCGGACCATAAAAAAGATATACGAGCTGGACCTGGGGCGCTTTTCACTCTATCATACCAATTATTCGGGCTACCTGGAGGAGAAGGAGAAGCGCCGGGAGTTGCTGGTCAAACAAAAAGAGGAGCAGGCCAAGGAGATAGAACATATCCGGGAATTCATCGCCCGCTGGAGGGGCAATTTCATCAAGCGGGCTATGGTGCACAGCCGGGAGAAGATGCTGGGAAGGCTGCTGGCGGAGAGGATAGAAATACCGCAGAGCAGGCGCAGCTTCAGGTTGGGACTGCCGGAGGCGCCCCACTGCGGGCGGCGGATGTTGGAACTGTCCAACGTGACAAAATGCTACGGCGACAAGGTGGTGCTCAAAAATATTGACTTCCTGGTGGAGAAGGGCCACAAGGTGGGCCTGTTGGGCGTCAACG
This genomic stretch from Candidatus Edwardsbacteria bacterium harbors:
- a CDS encoding ABC-F family ATP-binding cassette domain-containing protein; the protein is MIQLSNINVSFGDKTLFKNLGWNIGLNERIALVGPNGAGKTTLFKVALGLMTPTQGQRSCSNGMRTGYLPQEEVVLAGRSVLEEAMSVFADQRSIQEEIDQLSSLMSTMDQDDPELAPVVERYGELHHMFEGFDGYLLETRARSVLQGLGFGPADLDQPVENFSGGWKMRLALAKLLLEEPSYLFLDEPTNHLDIESMDFLEGYLKSFKGSMVVISHDRYFIDRTIKKIYELDLGRFSLYHTNYSGYLEEKEKRRELLVKQKEEQAKEIEHIREFIARWRGNFIKRAMVHSREKMLGRLLAERIEIPQSRRSFRLGLPEAPHCGRRMLELSNVTKCYGDKVVLKNIDFLVEKGHKVGLLGVNGAGKTTLLKMMAGVEDVTLGQKNLSPNVSIAYFAQHTAEMLDPGKTVMEQVESVIPTETPGRVRTILGAFLFSGDDVFKPVKVLSGGEKARLALCCTLLLPANLLIMDEPTNHLDLKGKEVLEQALKEFKGTVVLVTHDRYIIDQVVDTIIEVADQAIKVYPGNYSEYLYKKELDRQSTQAAGNAPKPDPASEEKVDWQEAKRRKAQEAAGERKRQRLISELEHRIAKLEARQRQLELPSGGLADPDIYKNGEKMKELMNEFDANKQELRRLLDRWEYYHAKGE